In Devosia sp. 1566, a single genomic region encodes these proteins:
- a CDS encoding L,D-transpeptidase: MDDGFAGAGEMTTAAGVCSLNRRRFLVGAAAGLGAVGLAGCASSGTDMSLAEAKLAYGPLPQERFPVPAVNVSKINPKYLRRIVRYDTAEAPGTIIIDPRNYYVYRIEGEGNATRYGANVGRQGFLWSGDAYIGRKAEWPVWTPPREMIARQPEVAKYAGGMPPGLGNPLGARTLYLYQNGTYTLYTIYSTIMPETIGKGISSGCIGLLTQDMVHLYERTPVKTKVVVLKA; this comes from the coding sequence ATGGACGATGGATTTGCCGGTGCCGGTGAAATGACCACCGCAGCGGGGGTATGTTCGCTCAACCGCCGCCGGTTCCTGGTGGGCGCTGCGGCCGGTCTTGGCGCCGTGGGGCTTGCCGGCTGCGCCAGCTCGGGCACCGATATGAGCCTGGCTGAAGCCAAGCTCGCCTATGGCCCCCTTCCCCAGGAACGCTTCCCCGTTCCGGCGGTCAATGTCAGCAAGATCAACCCGAAATATCTGCGCCGCATCGTGCGCTACGACACGGCGGAAGCCCCTGGCACGATCATCATCGATCCGCGCAATTACTACGTCTACCGCATCGAGGGCGAGGGCAATGCCACGCGTTATGGCGCCAATGTCGGCCGCCAAGGCTTTTTGTGGAGCGGGGACGCCTATATCGGGCGCAAAGCCGAATGGCCGGTCTGGACGCCGCCCCGGGAAATGATCGCGCGCCAGCCCGAGGTCGCCAAATATGCCGGCGGCATGCCCCCGGGCCTCGGCAATCCTCTAGGCGCGCGCACGCTTTATCTTTATCAGAACGGCACCTACACGCTTTACACCATCTACAGCACGATCATGCCTGAAACCATCGGCAAGGGCATTTCCAGCGGCTGTATCGGCCTGCTGACGCAGGACATGGTCCATCTTTATGAGCGGACCCCGGTCAAGACCAAGGTCGTGGTCCTCAAGGCCTGA
- a CDS encoding DMT family transporter, producing MITSSVFAFVAGLLVILSRQVNGRLSLSSTPLISSFWNHGVGFVFLSAIALVIGGLIPSNLAAIPWWVFTGGALGVVFVASGSWLLPRIGAVNSTLLVIAGQMVCGVIFDMLRGAPVTLWAASLGVVMILAGMALTQRRR from the coding sequence ATGATTACGTCCAGCGTCTTCGCTTTCGTCGCGGGTCTGCTCGTGATCCTAAGCCGCCAGGTCAATGGACGGTTGTCCCTGTCCAGCACGCCGCTGATATCCTCCTTCTGGAATCACGGCGTCGGCTTTGTTTTCCTCAGTGCCATTGCCCTAGTGATCGGCGGGCTCATTCCCAGCAACCTTGCCGCTATTCCGTGGTGGGTTTTCACGGGTGGGGCGCTCGGGGTGGTGTTTGTCGCCTCCGGCTCCTGGCTCTTGCCACGTATCGGTGCCGTTAATTCGACGCTCCTCGTGATCGCCGGGCAGATGGTATGCGGCGTCATTTTCGACATGCTGCGCGGCGCACCGGTGACGCTGTGGGCGGCAAGCCTTGGCGTGGTGATGATCCTGGCGGGCATGGCGCTGACGCAAAGGCGGCGCTGA
- a CDS encoding DMT family transporter codes for MSSSGAQRLNPLHLIAAFATGGLLSLAVFINGEAGRYGGPMFSSWLAHGVGMVVSVAVLAIVWRQQRASSQAAQEKAGKAPLWAYLGGILGAATVMLTSTAVNSPLALAGTLALGLVGQVVLSLAADFWGLLGLPRRRLEWRDAAAVLLIGGGSMVIILFGLGGA; via the coding sequence ATGTCGTCATCTGGTGCGCAGCGCCTCAACCCGCTGCACCTGATCGCAGCCTTTGCAACCGGGGGTTTGCTGTCGCTCGCCGTGTTCATCAATGGCGAAGCGGGGCGTTATGGCGGGCCCATGTTTTCGTCCTGGCTTGCCCATGGCGTCGGCATGGTTGTTTCCGTAGCGGTGTTGGCGATCGTTTGGCGCCAACAACGCGCTTCAAGCCAAGCTGCGCAGGAAAAAGCGGGCAAGGCACCCCTTTGGGCTTATCTCGGGGGCATCTTGGGCGCAGCGACCGTGATGCTGACCTCCACCGCCGTCAATTCGCCGCTCGCCCTGGCGGGCACGCTGGCGCTGGGCCTGGTCGGTCAGGTGGTGCTTAGCCTAGCCGCCGACTTCTGGGGCTTGCTCGGCCTGCCGCGGCGACGCCTTGAGTGGCGCGATGCCGCTGCCGTGCTCCTGATCGGGGGCGGCAGCATGGTCATCATCCTGTTCGGACTGGGTGGCGCATGA
- a CDS encoding nuclear transport factor 2 family protein yields the protein MRNLKCLAVSCLALLASLPAASLVAAEVRPGVEFAGTIESEGSARAQMQALMLDLASSWATCDTDLMRATLAEDVDFSYPTSRVLGIDAAVADLELFCGQAEDTSFFLPADAFYIDAEANRVAMEIQFRTIQRGSRQVVNDVWIATVVDGKVAVLKEYLDGRVKNLQAQGVLEYEESPEFLTPWPTRTEQWKDCFPVLKVEPTNMCPAQ from the coding sequence ATGCGTAATTTGAAGTGCCTCGCCGTTTCTTGTCTTGCCCTTCTCGCAAGCTTGCCTGCTGCCAGTCTTGTGGCCGCCGAAGTTCGTCCGGGCGTGGAGTTTGCCGGTACGATCGAGTCCGAAGGATCGGCCCGCGCTCAGATGCAAGCGCTGATGCTTGACCTCGCCAGTTCGTGGGCCACCTGCGATACAGATCTGATGCGGGCCACCTTGGCGGAGGACGTGGACTTTTCCTATCCTACAAGCCGCGTGCTTGGCATTGATGCGGCGGTCGCCGATCTCGAACTGTTTTGCGGCCAGGCCGAGGATACGAGCTTCTTCCTGCCGGCCGACGCTTTCTACATTGATGCCGAAGCCAATCGGGTCGCCATGGAAATTCAGTTCCGCACCATCCAGCGCGGTAGCCGCCAGGTGGTCAACGATGTCTGGATCGCCACGGTTGTCGACGGTAAGGTCGCCGTGCTCAAGGAATATCTCGATGGGCGGGTCAAAAACCTGCAGGCGCAGGGCGTGCTTGAATACGAAGAATCGCCGGAGTTCCTCACCCCGTGGCCGACTCGCACCGAGCAGTGGAAGGATTGCTTCCCCGTCCTCAAGGTCGAGCCCACCAATATGTGCCCGGCGCAATAG
- a CDS encoding winged helix DNA-binding protein gives MVSSQHLAEGSSPGLSELEFGVTQVFHAFSRWMVRCMTAAGQPGLSAMEILILHSIRHRDRPKTLADICLVLDINDTHVASYAIRKLEAAGLVHGGRAGKEKTVRISEDGIELCGRYARIREELLVRATSAGPSQEELSNMASVLRHLSGCYDQAARAAATI, from the coding sequence ATTGTTTCCTCCCAGCATCTGGCTGAGGGCTCATCGCCGGGCCTTTCGGAACTGGAGTTCGGGGTGACGCAGGTCTTTCATGCCTTTTCGCGGTGGATGGTGCGCTGCATGACCGCAGCAGGTCAGCCGGGTTTGTCGGCTATGGAGATCCTGATCCTTCATTCTATCCGCCATCGCGATCGTCCGAAAACACTGGCCGATATTTGCCTCGTGCTCGATATCAACGACACGCATGTCGCCAGCTATGCCATCCGCAAGCTCGAAGCCGCAGGCCTGGTTCATGGCGGGCGGGCCGGCAAGGAAAAGACAGTGCGCATATCGGAAGACGGGATTGAGCTGTGCGGGCGTTATGCGCGTATTCGGGAGGAGCTTTTGGTGCGCGCCACCTCTGCTGGTCCTTCCCAGGAAGAGCTGTCGAACATGGCCAGCGTGCTGCGCCATTTGTCCGGGTGCTATGATCAGGCTGCGCGGGCGGCCGCCACAATATGA
- a CDS encoding ABC transporter ATP-binding protein: MNTDYAAQANTSSPILKVSGLSVDFGASRVVEDLSFSVRPGETLAIVGESGSGKSVTSLSVMRLVEYGNGRIVSGEIRFDAGNGPQDLAQASDADMRRIRGNDIAMIFQEPMTSLNPVYTVGNQISEVLTLHRGLSRSAARTEAVRLLSLVRLADAESMLDRYPHQLSGGMRQRVMIAIALACQPKVLIADEPTTALDVTIQAQILAILADLQRELGMAVVFITHDMGVVAEIADRVVVMWRGRKVEEGFVSEIFANPQHAYTKTLLAAVPRLGAMKGRELPRRLALTVMDGEVPRRIGKDRDHDTADLSAAPIAEIRDLTVRFNVGKTLLGRVTHRVHAVEHVSLDLRPGETLALVGESGSGKSTIGRTLQGLQPATSGQIFYQGSSVADMTGADAMRLKREIQYIFQDPFASLDPRKSVGFSIAEPIRTHGLIKDEKALQARVAELLVKVDLDPSVASRYPHQFSGGQRQRISIARALSCDPKLIIADEALSALDVSVQAQVIELMMALQEERSLAYLFISHDMAVVERMAHRVAVLYLGQVVEIGTRRQVFENATHSYTRRLLAAVPRAEPGKDWGRTLMEGEIPSPVRPVGQEPTALSYREVAPGHLVAIED, translated from the coding sequence ATGAATACCGATTACGCAGCGCAGGCCAACACCAGTTCGCCAATCCTGAAAGTCAGTGGCCTTTCGGTGGACTTTGGGGCCAGCCGGGTCGTTGAGGATCTATCCTTCAGCGTACGTCCCGGCGAAACGCTCGCCATTGTCGGCGAGTCCGGTTCCGGCAAGTCGGTCACCTCGCTTTCGGTGATGCGTTTGGTCGAGTACGGCAATGGACGCATCGTGAGCGGCGAGATCCGCTTTGATGCCGGCAATGGCCCCCAGGACCTCGCCCAGGCCAGCGACGCCGATATGCGGCGCATTCGCGGCAATGACATCGCGATGATCTTCCAGGAGCCAATGACGTCGCTGAACCCCGTTTATACCGTGGGCAATCAGATCAGCGAAGTGTTGACGCTCCATCGCGGCCTCAGCCGGAGCGCGGCCCGCACGGAGGCCGTGCGCCTGCTGTCGCTGGTGCGCCTGGCCGACGCCGAAAGCATGCTGGACCGCTATCCCCACCAGCTGTCAGGGGGCATGCGGCAACGCGTCATGATCGCCATCGCCTTGGCCTGCCAACCCAAGGTGCTGATCGCCGACGAGCCCACCACGGCGCTCGACGTGACCATCCAGGCGCAGATTCTGGCCATTCTCGCCGATCTGCAGCGCGAACTTGGCATGGCCGTTGTTTTCATCACCCACGACATGGGCGTGGTCGCTGAGATCGCCGACCGGGTCGTGGTGATGTGGCGGGGCCGGAAGGTTGAAGAAGGTTTTGTCAGCGAAATTTTCGCCAACCCGCAGCACGCCTATACCAAGACGCTTCTTGCAGCGGTTCCCCGCCTGGGGGCAATGAAAGGCCGCGAACTGCCCCGGCGACTGGCCTTGACGGTGATGGACGGGGAAGTACCCCGAAGGATTGGTAAGGATCGCGACCACGATACGGCAGACCTTTCAGCCGCTCCTATAGCGGAAATCCGTGATCTCACCGTGCGCTTCAACGTAGGCAAGACCCTTTTGGGCCGCGTCACGCATCGGGTCCACGCCGTGGAACATGTCAGCCTCGACCTCCGGCCGGGCGAGACGCTTGCGCTGGTGGGAGAATCCGGCTCGGGCAAATCCACCATTGGTCGCACCCTGCAGGGCCTGCAGCCCGCTACATCGGGACAGATTTTCTATCAGGGCAGTTCCGTGGCCGACATGACCGGCGCCGATGCCATGCGCCTCAAGCGGGAAATCCAGTATATCTTTCAGGATCCCTTCGCTTCGCTCGATCCGCGCAAGAGCGTTGGCTTCTCCATCGCCGAGCCGATCCGGACCCATGGCCTGATTAAAGACGAGAAAGCGCTGCAGGCGCGCGTCGCCGAGCTTCTGGTCAAGGTCGATCTCGACCCGAGCGTCGCCAGCCGCTATCCCCACCAATTCTCGGGCGGCCAGCGTCAGCGTATTTCTATCGCGCGGGCACTCAGCTGCGATCCCAAGCTGATTATTGCCGATGAAGCGCTTTCAGCTCTCGACGTCTCCGTACAGGCCCAGGTTATCGAGCTGATGATGGCGCTCCAGGAAGAGCGTTCCCTAGCCTACCTGTTCATCAGCCATGACATGGCCGTGGTCGAGCGCATGGCACATCGGGTCGCGGTGCTTTACCTCGGCCAGGTGGTGGAAATCGGCACGCGCCGGCAAGTGTTCGAGAACGCTACGCACTCTTATACGCGCCGCCTTCTCGCCGCCGTGCCGCGCGCCGAACCGGGAAAGGATTGGGGACGGACCCTGATGGAAGGGGAGATTCCCAGCCCCGTGCGACCCGTCGGACAGGAACCAACAGCGCTGAGCTACCGCGAAGTCGCGCCCGGGCACCTGGTTGCGATTGAAGACTGA
- a CDS encoding ABC transporter substrate-binding protein, with protein MKLWHKALKGALLSSVLALSVTGAALGQGAGTLNIATPQDPGSWDPIDTFLVNWSAVANNVFDGLVARTPELEIVPALATEWEISEDGLTYTFKLRDGVKFHNGEAFDADAVKFTFDRLLGEEGAVGPQQSNYNSIENVEVVDPMTVVLHLSQPDPVLLTKLTGYGAMIVPPDYIAEKGDEVFNTQPVGTGPFRMASYEARNQVTLEAFPEFWGEAPKLQSVVFRFITEPSTAVAELQSGRIDMVIPPSVPVGSIPTIEQAPNLKVVSVPGPTVYSLRFKTDEGITADERVRRALVMAVDRDTIIEAILAGQATPISSFQSAQTFGNDPDLEPIPFDPEGAKALLAEAGVEPGATVQIDVRGNDATFNEVAQAVAAYLSAVGITATIQPYETNVLLNDIIPAGRTGAMWQQSWGAWTFDYDNTAYLMYHEGEKWNPYGNDPELDALLESQRSMTNVAERETVLKQIAKYVADQALEMPLYNVNQIYAVSDRVGNFVAPPDSRLRLTDVTVE; from the coding sequence ATGAAACTTTGGCACAAAGCCCTTAAGGGAGCGCTCTTGTCGAGCGTCCTGGCGCTCAGCGTGACCGGCGCTGCCTTGGGGCAAGGAGCGGGCACCCTCAACATCGCGACCCCTCAGGATCCCGGCAGCTGGGACCCGATCGACACGTTCCTCGTTAACTGGTCCGCCGTCGCCAACAATGTTTTCGATGGCCTCGTGGCACGCACGCCCGAGCTTGAGATCGTGCCGGCGCTCGCGACCGAATGGGAGATCAGCGAGGATGGGCTCACCTACACGTTCAAGCTGCGGGATGGCGTGAAATTCCACAATGGCGAGGCGTTCGACGCCGACGCCGTCAAGTTCACCTTTGATCGCCTCCTTGGCGAAGAAGGCGCCGTGGGGCCGCAGCAGTCCAACTACAATTCCATCGAGAACGTCGAAGTTGTCGACCCAATGACGGTGGTTTTGCATCTGTCGCAGCCCGACCCGGTCCTGCTCACCAAGTTGACCGGTTATGGCGCGATGATCGTGCCGCCCGACTATATCGCCGAAAAAGGCGATGAGGTCTTCAACACCCAGCCGGTCGGCACCGGGCCGTTCCGCATGGCCTCTTACGAGGCACGCAACCAGGTGACTCTGGAAGCTTTTCCCGAATTCTGGGGCGAAGCACCCAAGCTGCAAAGCGTGGTGTTCCGCTTCATCACCGAGCCCTCCACCGCTGTAGCCGAACTGCAGTCGGGCCGCATCGACATGGTGATTCCGCCTTCCGTTCCGGTCGGCTCCATCCCCACCATTGAACAGGCCCCCAATCTCAAGGTCGTTTCGGTCCCCGGCCCTACGGTATATTCCCTGCGCTTCAAGACCGATGAAGGCATTACCGCCGACGAGCGCGTGCGCCGCGCTCTCGTGATGGCTGTCGATCGCGACACCATTATCGAAGCGATCCTCGCGGGCCAGGCGACCCCAATCTCGTCGTTCCAGTCGGCTCAGACCTTTGGTAACGACCCCGATCTGGAGCCTATCCCGTTTGATCCCGAGGGCGCTAAGGCGCTGCTAGCCGAGGCGGGTGTCGAACCCGGCGCCACCGTCCAGATCGACGTGCGCGGCAACGACGCCACCTTCAACGAAGTCGCTCAGGCCGTGGCTGCCTACCTGTCCGCTGTTGGCATCACGGCAACCATCCAGCCCTATGAAACCAATGTCTTGCTCAACGACATCATTCCCGCCGGTCGCACTGGCGCTATGTGGCAGCAGTCCTGGGGTGCATGGACGTTCGACTACGACAACACCGCCTATCTGATGTACCACGAAGGCGAAAAGTGGAACCCGTATGGCAACGACCCCGAGTTGGACGCACTGCTGGAATCGCAGCGCAGCATGACCAATGTCGCCGAACGCGAGACCGTGCTGAAGCAGATCGCGAAATATGTTGCCGACCAAGCGCTGGAAATGCCGCTCTACAACGTCAACCAGATCTACGCGGTCAGTGACCGGGTCGGCAATTTTGTTGCCCCGCCCGATAGCCGCTTGCGCCTGACCGACGTCACCGTCGAATAG
- a CDS encoding ABC transporter permease, translating into MAGFLIKRLLQAAFVVFAVTLIVAFAIRLTGDPALMLSQGVGSITEADLQRIRVGLGIDRPFLVQYFDFVGGIFTGDLGRSFMGGTPVSQLIGRALPATLSLALTSLVVSILVSIPLGVASATHRGKWPDQLIRVLSLVGLSFPNFWLAIMLVLLLSITFQWLPPSGLEGWQSFIMPALTMAIILTATNVRLVRTSMLEILQQQYVLVARAKGLSERAVLYKHALRNCAIPLITYLGLQFGGLLGGIVVVERVFNWPGMGTLAFDAVSARDYPVLQGVIVVLSLMIVLVNLLVDIAYGLVDPRIWTE; encoded by the coding sequence ATGGCAGGTTTCCTTATCAAGCGGTTGTTGCAGGCAGCCTTCGTCGTCTTCGCCGTCACGCTGATCGTCGCCTTTGCCATTCGGCTCACCGGCGACCCTGCCCTGATGCTGAGCCAAGGGGTCGGCAGTATCACTGAAGCCGATCTGCAGCGCATTCGGGTGGGCCTGGGCATCGATCGGCCCTTCCTGGTGCAGTATTTCGATTTCGTGGGCGGCATTTTCACCGGCGATCTCGGCCGCTCTTTCATGGGCGGCACACCCGTCAGTCAACTCATTGGCCGGGCGTTGCCCGCAACCTTGTCCCTGGCACTCACCTCCCTCGTCGTTTCCATCCTGGTCTCGATCCCGCTGGGGGTGGCTTCAGCAACCCATCGTGGCAAATGGCCCGACCAGCTCATTCGCGTGTTGTCGCTGGTTGGGCTGTCCTTTCCCAATTTCTGGCTTGCGATCATGCTGGTGTTGCTGTTGTCGATCACCTTCCAATGGCTGCCGCCAAGCGGCCTCGAAGGTTGGCAGAGCTTCATCATGCCAGCGCTCACCATGGCCATCATCCTGACGGCAACCAATGTGCGCCTGGTGCGCACCTCCATGCTGGAGATCTTGCAGCAGCAATATGTGTTGGTCGCGCGGGCTAAGGGGCTCTCCGAACGCGCCGTCCTCTACAAGCACGCCTTACGAAACTGCGCTATTCCCCTGATCACCTATCTGGGCCTGCAATTCGGTGGCCTTCTGGGCGGCATCGTCGTGGTGGAGCGCGTGTTCAACTGGCCGGGCATGGGCACGCTTGCCTTTGATGCGGTGTCTGCGCGCGACTACCCGGTACTGCAAGGCGTGATCGTGGTGCTTTCGCTGATGATCGTGCTGGTCAACCTTCTGGTCGACATCGCTTATGGCCTGGTCGATCCGCGCATTTGGACGGAGTAG
- a CDS encoding ABC transporter permease, with protein sequence MAIKPHPLSAFRSVELLVGLLIVGSIALAVIFAPLLFPDGGTGVNLMARLTPPFTNAAHLFGTDPLGRDVLARVVWGGRISLLVGMVSVAGAVVIGVVMGLVAGYYRGIWDILVMRFADIQLALPFILLAITFMAIIGGGLTNIIILMIVSQWVQYARIVRGQVLTLREREFVLSARSFGVSGFNLIRHHLLPNLLGPVIVLMTLNIANNILLESSLTFLGLGVDPSTPSWGGMLADGRTYLQTAWWVSVFPGLAIFLTVLGLNLLGDWLRDRLDPTGRTSR encoded by the coding sequence ATTGCCATCAAGCCGCATCCGCTTTCCGCCTTTCGCTCGGTCGAACTACTGGTGGGCCTCCTTATCGTCGGCAGCATCGCGCTGGCTGTTATCTTCGCTCCCCTGCTGTTTCCCGATGGCGGCACGGGCGTGAACCTGATGGCGCGTCTCACGCCGCCCTTCACGAACGCGGCCCATCTCTTTGGCACCGACCCTCTTGGTCGTGACGTTCTGGCCCGCGTGGTTTGGGGGGGCCGCATATCCCTCCTTGTGGGCATGGTTTCGGTTGCCGGCGCGGTTGTCATCGGCGTCGTCATGGGCCTTGTTGCCGGCTATTACCGCGGCATCTGGGATATCCTCGTCATGCGCTTTGCCGACATCCAGCTAGCGCTGCCCTTTATTCTGCTCGCCATCACCTTCATGGCCATCATTGGCGGTGGGCTGACCAACATCATCATCCTCATGATCGTCTCCCAATGGGTGCAATATGCACGCATCGTGCGCGGCCAGGTGCTGACGCTGCGCGAGCGTGAGTTCGTGCTGTCGGCTCGCTCCTTTGGCGTGTCGGGGTTCAACCTTATCCGTCATCACCTGCTGCCCAACCTGCTGGGGCCGGTGATCGTGCTGATGACGCTCAACATCGCCAACAACATCCTGTTGGAATCGAGCCTGACCTTCCTGGGCCTTGGTGTTGATCCCTCAACGCCGTCCTGGGGCGGCATGCTGGCCGACGGCCGCACTTACCTGCAGACCGCATGGTGGGTGAGCGTCTTTCCCGGCCTTGCCATCTTCCTGACCGTGCTCGGCCTGAACCTCCTGGGTGACTGGCTGCGCGACCGTCTCGATCCTACTGGAAGAACCAGCCGATGA
- a CDS encoding peptidase M14, translated as MSFPLRRTFPSTIEEITVRFADATDVEAWLFADEGSRRAAELKLAAKGIRARFRSAYKPLVHAFLEEIDLAGVAAVEIAYPVHSQGEPGRFLLEAYPLAGLLAVPVRFTPRADADLHYDVVLLHEDGSSASLAVQAPNRVHVDHTGAQVLSPTGWVRVERAGVTVADERIETDFEALFATAIKAIVDYEWGPTEPFFDELRIAVTLPIADRPLPLGEEVISLTEALHEDLYFSGLEIFHSKSGRPSGDRGLQPGRIVPVVSYGLGPARLDISLRHHSHALPSAPRQPLETAQAPIAFDDVDEGLEAVGGEVFTGTSYCGRTVSGRYHLGSDAPVLVSGGQHPNEPTGVVGALRAAQRLAGRKNAHFSVVPLENPDGYALARELYEVEPRHMHHAARYTALGDDLEYRQAGPLYERDVREQMLALCSPALHVNLHGYPAHEWTRPLTGYVPRNFALWTVPKGFFLVLRHQPGYRAQAERLAREVAQRLTGVPGLAELNARQIELYRAHAGALTFDIYSGFPVNITEFPDLKVPVTLITEYPDETIYGDAFQLGHEAQTQTVLAAYDVWQEIANDRRQ; from the coding sequence ATGAGCTTCCCACTTCGCCGGACCTTTCCCTCCACCATCGAGGAGATCACCGTCCGCTTCGCCGATGCCACTGACGTCGAGGCATGGCTCTTCGCCGACGAAGGCTCGCGCCGCGCGGCGGAACTCAAGCTCGCCGCAAAAGGTATTCGGGCCCGGTTTCGCTCTGCCTACAAGCCACTGGTCCACGCCTTTCTGGAAGAGATCGACCTAGCTGGCGTTGCCGCAGTGGAAATAGCCTATCCTGTTCACTCCCAAGGGGAGCCTGGGCGATTCCTGCTCGAAGCTTACCCGCTCGCCGGTCTTTTGGCCGTGCCGGTCCGCTTCACCCCCCGAGCTGACGCCGACCTTCACTATGACGTCGTTCTCCTGCACGAGGATGGCAGTTCGGCAAGCCTGGCGGTGCAAGCGCCAAACCGTGTCCATGTGGATCACACGGGAGCGCAGGTGCTTTCTCCCACAGGTTGGGTGCGGGTGGAGCGCGCGGGTGTAACGGTAGCTGACGAGCGGATTGAAACCGACTTTGAGGCGCTGTTTGCAACAGCGATCAAAGCAATTGTTGATTATGAGTGGGGCCCTACTGAGCCATTCTTTGACGAGCTACGCATTGCCGTGACATTGCCGATTGCCGACCGGCCCCTGCCGCTCGGCGAGGAGGTGATCAGCCTGACCGAAGCACTGCATGAGGATCTTTACTTCTCAGGTCTCGAGATTTTTCATAGCAAGTCCGGTCGGCCGTCAGGCGATCGTGGCCTGCAGCCCGGCCGCATTGTCCCGGTGGTCAGCTATGGGCTTGGGCCAGCGCGCCTCGATATCTCCTTGCGCCATCATAGCCACGCCCTGCCCTCGGCTCCCCGCCAGCCCCTCGAGACCGCGCAGGCCCCCATTGCCTTTGATGATGTTGATGAGGGACTTGAAGCGGTCGGCGGCGAGGTTTTTACCGGCACCTCCTACTGCGGGCGCACTGTATCGGGGCGCTATCACCTCGGGTCAGATGCCCCTGTTCTTGTTTCCGGCGGCCAACATCCCAATGAGCCAACCGGCGTGGTCGGCGCCTTGCGGGCGGCTCAACGCCTTGCCGGCCGCAAGAATGCCCACTTCAGCGTCGTGCCGCTCGAGAACCCCGATGGTTATGCCCTCGCCCGTGAACTTTACGAGGTCGAGCCGCGCCACATGCATCACGCCGCCCGCTACACGGCGCTCGGCGACGACCTAGAATACCGGCAGGCCGGCCCACTCTATGAACGCGACGTCCGCGAGCAGATGCTGGCGCTTTGCAGCCCTGCCCTGCATGTCAACCTTCATGGCTACCCCGCTCACGAGTGGACGCGGCCGCTGACCGGATATGTGCCACGCAATTTTGCCCTGTGGACCGTGCCAAAAGGCTTCTTTCTGGTCCTGCGGCACCAGCCCGGCTATCGCGCCCAAGCCGAACGTCTAGCGCGCGAGGTAGCCCAAAGACTCACTGGGGTTCCTGGCCTCGCCGAACTTAACGCGAGACAGATCGAGCTTTATCGGGCCCATGCCGGGGCACTAACCTTCGACATTTACTCCGGCTTTCCGGTGAACATCACTGAATTCCCTGACCTGAAAGTGCCGGTGACGCTCATCACGGAATACCCCGATGAAACCATCTACGGAGACGCTTTCCAGCTGGGCCATGAAGCCCAGACCCAGACCGTTCTAGCCGCCTATGATGTTTGGCAGGAGATCGCAAACGACCGGCGGCAATAA
- a CDS encoding GntR family transcriptional regulator has translation MTLDIQMAESGESAAVTIEKDLRRAIIELELLPGSRLSEQEIATRLGVSRQPVREALIRLANSRLIEIRPHRGTVVARISAQEMTEALFVRQSLEVAVVARAAQSFDPWQRKRIANLLVKQEEASSRLDHAAFREHDEAFHIAVATGAGVGMAWRAIADMKTHMDRVCNLTLQREADMQRRVREHQAIMEAIDAHDVQRAQTAMAEHLGSILDDLPDLENQHSSMFM, from the coding sequence ATGACCTTGGATATCCAGATGGCCGAGAGCGGCGAGAGCGCTGCCGTGACCATCGAGAAAGACCTTCGCCGCGCTATCATCGAGTTGGAGTTGCTGCCTGGCTCCCGCCTCTCCGAGCAGGAGATCGCCACCCGCTTGGGCGTGTCACGACAGCCTGTCCGCGAGGCGCTGATCCGGTTGGCTAATTCGCGGCTGATCGAGATAAGGCCCCATCGAGGCACCGTGGTTGCTCGCATCTCAGCTCAGGAAATGACCGAAGCGCTGTTCGTGCGGCAGTCCTTGGAAGTTGCTGTCGTGGCTCGGGCGGCGCAGTCCTTCGACCCTTGGCAACGCAAGCGCATCGCCAATCTGCTGGTGAAGCAGGAGGAGGCATCCAGCCGGCTCGATCACGCCGCCTTTCGCGAGCATGATGAGGCGTTCCATATTGCCGTGGCCACTGGGGCTGGCGTCGGCATGGCTTGGAGAGCCATCGCGGACATGAAAACGCATATGGATCGGGTCTGCAATTTAACCTTGCAGCGGGAAGCCGACATGCAACGCCGGGTGCGCGAGCATCAGGCGATCATGGAGGCCATCGACGCCCATGATGTGCAGCGGGCCCAGACGGCCATGGCCGAGCACTTGGGGAGCATACTGGACGATCTACCCGATCTGGAAAATCAGCACTCCAGCATGTTTATGTAA